A section of the Phacochoerus africanus isolate WHEZ1 chromosome 4, ROS_Pafr_v1, whole genome shotgun sequence genome encodes:
- the LOC125123893 gene encoding collagen alpha-1(I) chain-like — MPGRSGWGSLGVRAGENAPPPPPSRVKGTRGFWRQEWVSPDLRLGAGAGHSPWEEARGLAGGGKAGQGRTVPSRWGRGVCPQLPSAVSSVCCFGSQPCVPVPPPLSRNPVPVPSVPTPFPEKISYHCCICNLWMRGLSIYYYWLMILMVEYVIRLPSICLSRRVSEVTLGAQDALPPLTPPPGGHWLGPSSLGAGAAAAPAPVLPQGCSRPGASVLGRVEALALRPGPAALLCWGDGQALGQSPPWSPPHTVQGASQSPPSLSALPPLRPMGPGMGGGPPEWTQPPPIICWKVQRRRGGWSPRRAPGLSGPGSPPTCPPPSEPHPQRHPAPRPPHPAAPTPGRSLPGPPRRPSSSKRRSPRGSRPPARPRRSGAGSGGRGEHLLRAQPEGIASRPQWANTCGAGTPRGPLGEPRAALPQIRPVGRGAGGGRVDCELLAGLGLPPSRPWSPESSPAAPPAARAPEGQPGRRPRPPASAGPNGPAGWEEAWELEASGASAAHSLHLLRASAPDRHTQGIRDTDAVNRRSCLSSRISPVAFSPGKTKPPGATEEGPSGGSVWWKTETEVCRRMAVGDLKFKAAGSPTAAAFPDVVPFGAAVPQLGAGNRSSPHPRDGEDQEQQAAFAEGRGVLPPWLSRQNLIFFGGGKGGKELSLPLALAEETQGGP, encoded by the exons ATGCCCGGTCGGTCCGGGTGGGGCAGCCTGGGGGTGCGGGCAGGAGAAAAtgccccaccgcccccaccctcTAGGGTCAAGGGGACCCGAGGCTTCTGGAGGCAGGAGTGGGTGTCCCCTGACCTCCGTCTAGGGGCAGGGGCTGGTCACTCACCTTGGGAAGAGGCCAGGGGCTTGGCGGGAGGGGGGAAGGCCGGCCAGGGCAGGACAGTCCCCAgccggtgggggaggggggtctgcccccagctgccctcggctgtttcttctgtttgttgttttggcTCCCAGCCCTGTGTCCCTGTCCCCCCTCCTTTGAGCAGAAATCCTGTCCCtgtcccctctgtccccaccccgtTCCCCGAGAAAATAAGCTATCATTGTTGTATTTGCAATCTATGGATGAGAGGtttaagtatttattattattggttAATGATTCTGATGGTCGAATATGTAATCCGCCTCCCGTCCATCTGTCTGTCGCGGCGGGTTTCTGAGGTGACCCTGGGTGCGCAAGATGCACTGCCCCCCCTCACGCCCCCCCCGGGGGGCCACTGGCTGGGCCCCAGCTCTCTGGGGGCAGGTGCCGCGGCCGCCCCTGCCCCCGTCCTTCCCCAGGGCTGCAGCCGTCCTGGGGCTTCTGTCCTGGGGCGCGTGGAGGCTCTTGCTCTGCGTCCTGGCCCAGCTGCCCTCCTGTGCTGGGGGGACGGCCAGGCACTGGGCCAGAGCCCTCCCTGGTCACCTCCGCACACCGTCCAAGGCGCCAGCCAGTCCCCTCCCAGTCTCTCAGCCCTCCCGCCCCTCCGGCCCATGGGCCCTGGCATGGGGGGGGGTCCCCCAGAATGGACCCAGCCCCCTCCTATTATTTGCTGGAAAGTCCAGCGGAGGAGAGGTGGCTGGTCCCCCCGCAGGGCTCCCGGTCTCTCTGGACCGGGCAGCCCACCCACCTGCCCGCCCCCCTCAgagccccacccccagcgccaccccgccccccgccccccccatccc GCGGCGCCCACTCCCGGCCGCAGCCTGCCGGGCCCGCCGCGGCGCCCTTCATCCTCAAAGCGCCGCAGCCCCCGGGGCTCCCGGCCCCCCGCGCGCCCTCGCAGGTCCGGGGCCGGGAGCGGAGGGCGTGGTGAGCACCTGCTCCGCGCCCAGCCCGAGGGCATCGCGTCCCGGCCCCAGTGGGCGAACACCTGCGGCGCGGGGACGCCGCGAGGGCCCCTCGGGGAGCCCCGGGCCGCGCTTCCCCAGATTAGGCCCgtgggccggggggcggggggcgggagggtCGACTGCGAGCTCCTCGCCGGCCTCGGGCTCCCACCCTCCCGCCCCTGGAGCCCGGAGAGCAGCCCGGCAGCGCCACCTGCTGCCCGCGCCCCGGAGGGACAGCCGGGTCGCCGGCCGCGACCCCCAGCGTCCGCCGGTCCCAACGGCCCCGCAGGCTGGGAGGAAGCCTGGGAGTTGGAGGCTTCGGGCG CCTCCGCTGCCCATAGCCTGCACCTGCTCCGGGCCTCCGCACCCGATCGCCACACCCAAGGCATCAGGGACACAGACGCAGTCAACCGCCGCAGCTGTCTCTCCAGCCGGATTTCGCCCGTGGCCTTCAGCCCCGGAAAGACCAAGCCGCCGGGTGCCAC GGAGGAGGGCCCTTCTGGAGGCAGCGTGTGGTGGAAGACA GAGACAGAGGTGTGTCGGCGAATGGCAGTGGGTGATCTCAAGTTTAAGGCCGCGGGGAGTCCAACCGCAGCTGCCTTTCCAGATGTGGTGCCCTTcggggcagctgttcctcagctGGGAGCAGGCAACcgctcctccccacaccccagagACGGAGAAGACCAGGAGCAGCAGGCTGCCTTTGCCGAGGGCCGGGGGGTGCTTCCACCGTGGCTGTCCAGGCAGAATCTGATTTTCTTCGG GGGCGGTAAAGGGGGCAAGgagctctctctgcctctggcaCTGGCCGAAGAGACTCAGGGTGGGCCTTAG